The sequence below is a genomic window from Salicibibacter cibarius.
GTTAAAAGAATTGAAGGTTACTCTCCCCTGACATTGAAAATGTATGGCTTTCAATGCATTTTAAACAATTATAACACAAGGAAAATAGGGGGAATTTTTCATGAAAGTGGTAATATAGGGGTAGTACCATTTAAAATTGGCAACTAAGGTAAACCATAAGAGACTATTAATAAAGGAAAGTGATAACATGGTATACAGTTATAAGGGAAACGGTGGGCTACTGTGGAGGATTAATCATCGTGAGACAACTTTGTATGTTCAAGGTATCATTCATTTAGGTCATGAGAATTTTTATCCGCTTGCCAGTGAAATTGTAGAAGCTTATGAAAGTGCCGATGTAATTCTTCCAGAGATCAATTTAATAGAACCCAAAATAAATGAAGAAGAAATTAATAAATTGGCATTATTTCATGAAGGGGCAACATTGAAAGACGTTTTATCGGAAAGGTCAATGAAGAAAGTTTCAGATATTTTAATAGCGCATGGGTTATCTTTAGAAAATTTCACAAACTATCAACCGTGGTACATTGAGAGTGTATTAGGGGCATTTGTTAGGGAAGAGAGCGAATTAGAACCCGAGTACGGTGTAGATTTATATTTCCTTAAACGAGCTGTAGAGGATGGTAAAGAAATTATTGAACTAGAAACCGTCGAAGAACAATATAACACATTTAGTTGCTATAAAATAGATACACAGGTTCAAATGCTAGAACATTTACTACAAACGTATGAGAAGCAAGCTGATTGGATAAATCAATTGGGTCATAACTGGATACACAGTAATTGCGATAGCAATAAAAAAGCGCTAATTAACATTGTAACCAAAGACCTTGAACGTACAAATGATGAGTATCAAAAAGAGATGAATGACAATCGTAATATAAATATGGTTAACAAATTTGATAAGTTGCTACAAGATAATAGCGGTAAGACCTACTTTGTAGTAGTAGGCTCTGGACATACCCTGATAAAACCAAGTCTTCCAAGTGAGCTTAAGGAAAAAGGATACAACGTAGAATTTATTTATTAATAGTGGAGTATGTACCAAAAGTTTTTCTTATTAGACGGCTGAACCTTCAACTGACATCAACTCTACTACAAGATTTATTATTGAGGGGCCAATGCAAATTAGGCGATTTGCTCAAGCTTATTGAGATGATCTTTCCCAATCGGCGCGCTTTTGTGGAATAACGTACCACAATATTATTATTTTTTGAGTAGCTGTGGGCGGCATTTTTAATCGAAAATGCGGCTTTATGCTTTTGAAGATTGTTACTTCCCACATGATGTGACAACAAATATCGACCATTAAATATGATTTTCCATTTATATCCATAATTTTGCCGGATTTGCAGCCTGGCTGGTACTAACCCAATTAAAAGGCCAGATCGTATTATAAGGTCAATCGGAATTTATTTCTGGTTGGCCATTTGTGAAATAACCAATTGGAGGTTAATTATGAAAAGAATAGCTATTGATATGGATGAGGTTATTGCAGATGCGCTTCCCAAGCATTTAGATTTATAATGATGAAAATTTGGAGATCGATGATTTGATCGGGAAGAATCTAGAAGAATTAAGGCCTCATTATAAAGATAGAATACAACAGTATTTAAATGAGCCATCTTTCTTCAGCGATTTATCTATAATTAAAGGTAGTCAAGAAGTTATTCGGGATTTACAAATAGAATATGAGATATTTATAACTACTGCTGCTATGGAGCATCCAACCTCCTTTGAGCCTAAGTATCAATGGCTCAAAAAAAATTTTGAATTCCTAAGTGACTTAAATTTTGTCTTCTGTGGTGATAAAAGTATAATCAACGCAGATTATCTTATAGATGATAACGCAAGACATTTTAAAAAATTTCGGGGGCAAGGTATTCTATTCACGGCACCCCACAATATTAAAGAAACTTCTTATGTAAGAGTGAATGATTGGTCTGAGGTTAGAGAATATTTTTTAGGTTAACAACAACAAGCGAGGCACATTTGCGGAATAAGTATTGCGCTCATTATTGGCTTGTTGGTCCAAATGCATCTGGTCTTTTCTGAAATTATGTTCTAAAATTTATTTAGGAGTGTGAAGTGAATGAATTTATATGTTAAGCAATATGATTGGATCCGGCTCACACGAGAAGAATTGTTTCAGTATTGCGAATCAATGACTATAGAAGATTACACTTATGAACTTGATCAATTTGGCTGGGGATCTATCCGTAACTTACATGTACACGTTGCGGCATGTTATCAGTCTTGGCTTGCGAATTTCGGCCTTAAACGACCCACCTGCTAAAGCAGGTGGATTTGGACATAAATTGTCCGCGACTGAAAGTCGCATTTCAGACTGAAGTCTGCTGAAAGTCCTTAAGCTCAAGCATACTGATTTTGACTGGAACTCAATCATCAATCCTGAATATATCGTTCCTCTTCTCGCTCGTCTGGTTTTCGATATAATTTCTAATGATTTCTTCCGTCACATTCCCTACTGTTGCACAAAAATATCCTCTCGCCCATAAGTGCTGGCCCCAATATCTTTTCTTCAGGGCGGGGAATTCGTCTTGGATTAACCTTGATGATCTCCCTTTGAGATATTGCAATATCTTACTCGGTGCTATGCTCGGCGGACATGACAATAATAAGTGAATATGGTCTTTCCCTACACTTCCTTGTAGTATCGTAATTCCTCTCGCTTCACATCCTTGTCTGATTAGTTCCCTTACTCGGTGGGCAATGTCGCCACGTAACACATGATATCTATACTTTGTAACCCATATAATGTGGTATTTGATGTCATAGACCGCGTGGCTACTTCTTTTGTATTCATCCATACTCTCACCTCGGTTTAAGTATGGACATTCAAAGGCAAGGCTAAAAGCTTATACCGTCTAAAGACGGTGGAGTTAGACCACGCTTCTATAACTTAAAAAAGGGGTCACGCCGGTGACAGCTAATCTAATAAGTAATGTTCAAGATATGCGCCAAGTTTTTGAAGGGGTCGATGACCTTGTTTATGAATTTCTTGAAGAGTTTAATGGACAATGGGAATTTGGCATTAAAGGAAATGTCCCATGGCAAAAAGAAAAGGAAGAGCTAACAACCCTTTGGCTATATACACATGTAATCACTCACGAATTTCATCACAAAGGTCAGATCGTATCAATGAGTAGAAACCTGGGTTACATACCTGAAGATACAGACCTCATTGAGCCAGCAAAAGTCAATTAGAAACTGTTTGTAAGGGCTCTTTACGAGTTATGTGTTGTTCAAGAATAGGGTGCGATTGTGAAGTAATAAAAGCCTAAGTTTATTGGGCAATTAGGCTTTTTTGGGTTTTCTTAGCGTAAGATCATTTAATTAAATACTGATGTCATTAACCGGGAACGCCTCTTATCATTGGACACAAATCGGAATAATTATTTTTTCATGAAGCATCCTAAGGTGAAAAAGCAAGGTGTTTCCATGAAAGGGAATAAAGTCGATCATTTCGTTTTGCACGGTACGCTTATTGTTACAGTATCCAGTTTAGCAATTTTATTATTAAGGAAAAAATCGTCAATCAAAGATTGGTTATTGGCTTATTTATTTAATGGAATTACCAATGGGATTATAGATAACGTACTTGTTTCATACAAAATACTTCAATATCCCGTTCGTTACTTTCCGAAATTATTTGATTCAAGTGTGCTTTTTGATTTTCTTGTATATCCTACATTTACCGTTTTCTTTAACCAATGGTCGGAGAAAGATAAGCCAAAAATGATCCTTTTTAAATTGCTTATTTTAACAGTTCCATCGACGTTAGGTGAATGGTTAATAGTACAGAAAACAAATTTACATGATTGGAAAAAGGGATGGAAGTGGTACCATTCTTTTGGAAGCCTGACCTTGAAGTCTTTAACAACAAGAGTTCTTGTAGGGTTTGTAAGAAAAGTGAGTGATAAACAAAATAGCTAGTTAATAGGCAGATTCATTTTAGGATATCGTTCTATTTCTTGTAACACAATACGATCGGGCCATTTAATGGAGTAATTACAAGGAGTTTCTAATGAAAACACGTGATGAAAAAAAACTGCGATCATACTGGTAAGTATCTCATCTTTTCTTACGTTTTGGCTTGTGTTTATGTATTTAAGAGATCCTCAACAATTTATTGAGCATCGATTAGGAATTAACCCTGAGGCTTTTAATAATCAGATTGTTTGGATAATAACTTTTGTAATTGCAGTTGGATATATTATGTACACTGCTAAAGTGATTCCTTTTGTACGTGAGAACCTATTTACAATTTCATGGCTTAAAGTGATAGGTATATGGATTGCAATAGTTTCTAGTACCTTAGAAGAGATTTTATTTAGGCAACTATTGATGGATTGGCTAATGAGTTTAGATTTTTCAATAACTATACAAGTGCTAGCATCAGCCATCATTTTCGGGTTGGCACATAGCGCGTGGGTGTTACTTGGAGGAGATTTGAAGATTGCTCTTCCAGCTATATTGGCTACGACAGTCCTTGGTGGCTTACTTGCCATTTTGTATATTGTGGCGGATCGAAATATACTTGCTCCGATCGTTGCTCATGTTTTGATTAATTTATTTATAGAGCCTTGGCTGATCCTTGCGGCCGTAACTGGAAATTGGAAAAACACAGAGTAATAATTGAGCTGCAAACTAAAACATAAACTATGCCGCAATACGACGATTAAACATCAGTGCGGAAGTTTTGAGGAAGCTCTATCTTCTATCGATAAATAAGTTGAAGCTTGAGACGTAGGTTTTAGTAGCATGTGTATAGTAAATCAAATCGAATACATTTAATGAGGAAAGAAGATGTCCACGGATAAAGCGGACCATCTTCATGCCTTTTTGCTCCGCAATTTTGATATTGAATAGTCTAAGTGGCTTATGCCATTAACAGGCCATTATGCTGAATAAGACTTTCTCGCTAATGTGCACGATTGTTGAAGAAGAGAAATAAATTAATCAAATTAACTTGATTTACTTCCAGTGATTATGATACTGTTCAATTAAATCAACAATATTTGATGAAAGGGGTGGATGATTTGGACGTAGTATCACCCGTTGATGAGCTCTCAATCAATACTTTAGAGAAGTATGAACATACGTTTAAGGCCTTAGCAGATAAAAAACGATTGCATTTACTTCATCTGTTGAGCAGGAGAGGAAAGACATGTGTCTGCCACCTTACGGAAGAGTTAGATATGAGCCAATCGAAGCTGTCATACCATCTAAAGATACTGATGGATGCTAACCTTTTAGTGAGGGAAACCAAAGGTACTTGGAGTTATTATGAAATTAACGAAGTGGAAATGGATCGGGTACTCTCGGATGAATTATGTTGCGTGTTCAAACCTGGATTCAATAAGTGTTAGTAACTTTTTAAACCCAATAAATCAAAAAAAATTGATGATATATGAGATGTATGTATGACCAACGTGCACATCGGGTTAAACGTGAGAGATTTAGAGAAGAGTAAAACCTTTTATGAAAATATGCTCGGCGTTACGCCAGCAAAGGAAAAACATGATTATATTAAGTTCCTAACGGCTGATCCAAATTTTAATTTAACTTTAACACCAACAGAACAAGTGGAAGGAAATCAAATTAATCATTTTGGCGTACAATTGGAGAGCAAGGAGGAAGTGACCAAACATAAAGAAAGGCTTGAAAAAGTTGGGTTCTTTGCCCGAGAAGAAATGGATACGACATGTTGCTATGCCGTCCAAGATAAGTTTTGGGTAACAGATCCTGATGGGAACGAGTGGGAATATTTTTATACAAAGAATGATGCTGAAGAAACTAATGATGAATGTTGCGCAGGTTAATATTTGATGCAACTTTAAATGTAATAGTGAAGGCGGCCACTGGCTGCCTTTAATATGGCATATACCATGTCTTATAGAAAGAAACACTTGATTTAGTAAGGGAGAACGCATACGTTGATTTCAGTCATTTTAGCTTTTTCGATATTTATTATTACACTCGTTTTGGTCATCTGGCAGCCTAAAAATCTTGATATTGGTTGGTCTGCTTGTGGCGGTGCCATTGTTGCTTTGCTTCTCGGTGTTGTTTCTTTTGGCGATGTTATTGAAGTTACAAGCATTGTCTGGAATGCGACCTTAACGTTTGTTGCCGTTATTATTATTTCTTTAATTTTGGATGAGATAGGCTTTTTCGAATGGTCAGCTCTCCATATGACACGGGCGGCCAAAGGCAATGCCGTGCTCATGTTTGTGTATGTTTGTATTTTAGGTTCCATTGTCGCTGCATTTTTCGCCAATGACGGTGCGGCTTTAATTCTCACACCCATTGTTTTAGCCATGGTTCGTTCGTTGAATTTTAACGAAACAATGGTGTTTCCGTTTATTATTGCGAGTGGATTTATTGCCGACGCCACTTCGCTGCCGTTAATTGTAAGTAACTTGGTCAACATTGTTTCGGCGGACTTCTTTGGGATTGGATTTATTGAATATGCCACACGGATGATTGTTCCTAACTTCTTTTCATTAGTGGCCAGTATTTTTGTTTTGTATCTCTGTTTTAGAAAGAGCATTCCAAAGCGATACGATTATGAAAAATTGCAAAAGCCTGTAACAGCCATTAAAGATGAAGGAATGTTTCGGATCTCGTGGTTTGTTTTAGCAGTATTATTAATTGGTTATCTCGTTAGTGAGTTTCTACATATTCCTGTATCCATTGTTGCGGGAATGATTGCCCTTATCTTTTTAGGGATTGCCAGTAAGAGACCTGCTGTCGCTACACGTTCTGTCCTCAAAGGTGCGCCATGGAACATTGTCTTTTTCTCGGTTGGGATGTATGTCGTTGTGTTTGGGCTTCAAAATGTAGGTTTAACGGATCTTCTGGCTTCAGGGATTGAATACGTTGCACAACAAGGGGCTTTTGCGGCAACCATGGGCACGGGCTTTTTAGCAGCGATTCTGTCTTCAATCATGAACAATATGCCAACGGTCATGATCAATGCCATAGCGATTGATACAACAGCAGCAACGGGGTTGATGAAAGAAGCATTGGTTTATGCAAATGTGGTTGGTTCTGACCTAGGGCCAAAAATTACCCCGATTGGTTCGTTAGCAACACTGTTATGGCTACACGTCCTTACGCAAAAAGGCGTCAAGATTTCTTGGTGGACGTACTTTAAGACAGGCATTGTCATTACTTTACCCGTCTTATTTATTACCTTACTCGGCCTTTATCTCTGGTTAATGATCATTAGTTAAAGAAATGGAGAAAAACATCATGTCTAAAAAAACGATCTATTTTATGTGTACAGGAAACTCGTGCCGTAGCCAAATGGCCGAAGGATGGCCAAACATTATTTAGGTAAGGAATGGCATGTGTATAGTGCTGGTGTCGAAGCGCATGGTTTAAACGCAAATGCAGTAAAAGCCATGAACGAGGTCGATATTGATATTTCCAACCAAACATCAGATGTGATTGATACGGATTTATGGAACGACGTTGATATGATTGTGACCCTTTGCGCAGATGCGGCGGATTGTTGTCCAATGACACCGCCACATATTCGCCGTGAACATTGGGGTTTTGATGATCCGGCAAAAGCTGGAGGATCAAACGATGAGAAGTGGGTTGAATTCCAACGAGTACGTGATGAAATTGGCAAGCGTATTCAACAATTTGCGAAAACAACATGATAAGAAGCCGTTTATGGTCATTGAATGGAATAGGGACTACGATTTGTACTAAAATCAATTAGTTTTCATTTTCTACCCCAGTCTCTTAAAAGATAGCTAAAAGCGATCCTCCTATTGCACCGGAAAGAACAATGATCCAAGGTGGAAGTTTTAAATAAACGAGCATAAAGAACAACAGTGCAGCTAAAGCAAAGTCCATAGGGGTGAGAATAGCACTCGTCCATATGGGTTGGCAAAATGCAGAGATGAGTATTCCTACAACGGCTGCATTAACGCCCATAAATGCACCTTTAATCTTACTGTTTTCTCTCAACGAATACCAAAATGGTAATGTTCCCAATATAAGGAGAAATGCTGGGAGGAAGATCGCAACTGTTGCCATTAGTCCACCTGCCCACCCACCAATATCAGCTCCAATATAGGAAGCAAACGTAAAAAGAGGACCCGGAACAGCCTGGGCTACACCATAACCGGCAAGAAATGACTCTTCACTGATTAATCCCGTAGGAACAAATTCTCGTTCCAAAAGAGGAAGGACCACGTGTCCGCCTCCGAACACTAAGGATCCTGCACGATAAAAGCTATCGAATATGCTTATCCAAGTCATTGAACTAAAATGACTTAAAAGAGGGAGGCTCATCAATAGTCCGAAAAATAATGTTAAACAGATGCCCCCAAACCGTTTTGAAATCGGAAATGTCATGGATAGCTTTTCCTCGTTTTGATTGTTCCTAAATATAAAGTAACCTACGAGCCCTGCAATAAGAATGACACCGATTTGAGAAAGAGAATGAGGGATCATTAAAGTTGCAATGAGAGCAAATAACGCAATCGTTTTTCTTGTTAGGTCGGGCGTTAAATTTTGAGCCATACCGAGGATTGCATGAGCAACGACAGCTACGGCAACAATTTTCAAACCTTGAATAAAACCAGCATCTACAACGCCAAACTCCTGTGCGATGAATGCGAATAAGATTAGCGCAGTGACGGATGGCAATGTAAATCCAAGAAAAGAAATAAAGCCACCAAAAACGCCACCTCTCATTACCCCAATACCGATTCCTACTTGACTGCTGGCTGGTCCGGGTAAAAACTGACTTAAAGCCACTAAATCAGCATAACTTTTTTCATCCATCCACTTCCTTCTGCGAACATATTCTTCATGAAAATAACCTAAATGAGCAATAGGACCGCCAAAGGAAGTTAGTCCAAGCCTTGTAGAAACAACTAATATCTCCAAAAGTTGTTTTAAATAAGCCACTCCTGCACCTCTTTTCTAATCTTTGATTTCCTTAAAAAGTTCATAAGCCTTATTCCTGGCTTCAACTAATACTTTTTCACCTTGGTCGGTGATGGAGTAGTATTTTCGAATCTTGCCGCCAACGTTTCGATTTTCTTTCGTTAGCAATCCATCGGATTCCATTGTGTGTAGAATTGGATAGAGTGTTCCAGCACTAATATCGTATCCGTGTTCTTTTAACTCTTCGACCATCCATACACCATAAATGGGATGTTCTTTTGCATGGTGTAGAATGTGGATTTGAATAAAACCAAGAAAGAGCTTTCTGAGAATTTTTTCTTCCATGCTTAATCTCCTCTCAAAAGAGATATAAAAACGATATCGAATAACGATATCGAAATAATACATTATGAAATGTTTATATTCAAGGCTTTTTAAGGATATTTACACAATCTTTATATTTAAAATGGAGCATCAACCTTTTAAAAGACGCGATCGTGGAGGTTGTTTGGAAACCAATGCTTACGGGCAGAATAATTGCGTTTGCCACCAGGGTGATTTTTTCAGAATTTGAATTGACCATTATGGTCAGAAGAGATATCCTTGAATTGACCGAAATGGTCAAACAAGAGACAGGGGGTGAGCAGATGTGAACCAAACATTCAAAAATCTCGATAAAACAAAGCAAAAACGGATATTGAATGCGGCTATGAAAGAATTCGCCGAAAATGGGTATGAGCAAGCTTCTACCAATAAAATCATACAGAACGCTGGGATCGGCAAGGGGACGCTCTTTCATTATTTCAACAATAAAAAAGACCTTTATGAATATCTTGTCGATTATGCTCTTAACATTACCAACACCGAATATCTGCAACACATTGATATCGATGAATCGGATTTCATCGAAAGGTTGAAGCAAATCGCACGGATCAAAGCAGAGTTTCACGATAATAATCCTGATGTCAGAAATTTTATAGGAACGGTCGTTCTGAATGATGACGTGACATTGCCGGATGACTTAGAAACTCGCCTTTCCAATTTTCAAAAAACCGGCCATGCATTGTTGTATGAAAAAATTGATAAAAGCTTATTTCGTGACGATATTGATGTAGAAAAGGCTTTTCAAATTATTAGATGGGCCATTGAAGGTTATCAAAATGAGCTACTGCAACAATTTCAAGGCGAGAAGATTGCACACATCGATTTACAACCCTACTGGGATGAATTCTATGAATATCTAGATGTGCTAAATACGACATTTTACAAGGAGGATCAGACATGAGTGTGCTAGCCGTGAATAATCTAACGAAACGATTCGGGAAATTCACAGCATTAGACGGGGTGAACATTGAAGTGAATGAAGGGGAGATCTATGGTTTCATCGGTCCGAATGGTGCTGGAAAATCAACGACCATTCGTGTACTTCTCGGTATTTTAAAAGCGACACAAGGAAATGCGAAGATCTTTGGGCAAGACGCATGGTCGGATGCGGTTGAGATTCACAAGCATATCGCATATGTGCCGGGAGATGTGAACCTTTGGCCAAACTTGACGGGCGGTGAGGTGATTGATCTTTTTGTGAAACTGCGGGGAAATAACAATAAGAGCAGGCGGGAAGAATTAATCCAAAAGTACAATCTCGATCCCACCAAAAAATGCCGAACCTATTCGAAAGGCAATCGTCAGAAGGTCGCGTTAGTGGCTGCTTTCGCCTCCGATGCTGATCTTTATATATTAGACGAACCTACATCCGGCCTTGATCCGCTCATGGAACAAATCTTTCAGGAATGTGTGCTGGATGTGAAGAGCAAAGGCAAAAGCGTGTTGCTTTCCAGTCATGTCTTATCGGAAGTAGAAAAGTTATGTGATCGCGTCGGTATTATTCGCCAAGGAAAAATGATTGAATCGGGCACGTTAAGTGAATTGCGTCATTTGACACGCGTCCATATGCTTGTCGAAACGAAACAAACACTCACCGGCCTGTATGAATTAGAGGGTGTTCATGCCATAGAGGAGAAGGATCAAGCCGTATCCTTCCAGGTTGATGCCGAGGAATTGGATAACGTCATCAAGCATGTCAGTGCATTCGGCATCTTAAAATTGGAAAGCACACCGCCAACATTGGAAGATTTATTTATGCGTCATTATGAACAAAAAGATGAATCCGAGGTGGGAGGTGCATCCTGATGGCCCAATCTCTTTTTAAAAAAACCGGCTCTCTATTTCGATTTATGTTGAGACGTGATCGCCTCCGTATCCCTTTATGGTTAATCGGGATCACCTTCTTTACATTGATTGTACCTATAGCCTTTGTTGATTTGTATGCTTCCCAACATGAGAGGGACGGGTTGGCTGAAACGATGGCCAATCCCGCGGTGACGGCCATGGTAGGCCCGGGGGATTTGGAAAATTATACGATCGGTGCGATGACGTCTCATCAAATGCTGCTATTCACAGCTGTTGTGGTCGGTCTGATGAGCATTTGGCTTGTGGCTCGTCATACGCGCGCAGATGAAGAAGATGGACGAATTGAAATGATCCGCTCCCTTCCGATCGGGCGTGTATCCAACTTAAATGCAACATTGCTGGTTTTGTGTGTAACACATGTAATTTTAGCGCTCATCACTGGCTTTGGATTGTATGCTTTAGGGATTGAAAGTATGGGTCTAGAGGGTTCCCTACTTTATGGTGCTTTGTTAGGGGGAATCGGTATTTTTTTCGCTGGTGTAACAGTTGTTTTCGCTCAGCTCTCTGAGAGTTCACGTGGAACCATTGGTTTTTCCATTGCAGTGCTGCTCATCGCTTATCTTGTTCGCGCGGTTGGTGATGTAGGGAATGAAACGTTATCATGGATCTCCCCTTTTGGTTGGGTGACGCAAACGGAGGTTTACGCGAACAATCATTGGGAACCGCTGGCTTTAATGGTTGGTGTAGCAATCGTGCTGGGGGTGCTAGCCAATTATTTAAACGCGATTCGCGATTTGGAAGCCGGTTTTTTTCCGGCAAGACCGGGAAGAAAAAAGGCCTCAGCCTTTTTGCAAAGCCCGATAGGACTCGCTGTAAAACTGCAGTGCACCGGCATGATTGCCTGGGCTATTGGAATGCTCGTGATGGGTGTTGCCTATGGATCCGTACTAGGGGATTTGGAAGCTTTTTTTGAAGGCAATGAAATGATGGAACAAATGCTCGTGGCCGAGGAAGGATATACGCTGACCGAGCAATTTATTCCGTCGTTAATGGTTGTTATGGCATTACTTGCCACTGTGCCCCCTGTCATGGCAATGTTGAAACTTTATGGGGAAGAGAAAAAGAACCGCATTGATCATTTGCTTGGAAGGGCTGTCTCGTGCACAAGGTTGATGGGCAGTTATTTGATCATCTCAGTCGTGAATGGGTTTGTCATGCTTTCTCTAACGGCCATCGGTCTTTGGTCTGCGGGCGCTACCGTCATGGAAGAAGGCCTTGATTTTGGCACAATCTATGGTGCAGCGTTGGTCTATTATCCGGCCATGCTCGTGATGATCGGTCTTGCCGTTCTGTTCATCGGTGTGCTTCCAAAGTTGGGTAGTGTCATTTGGCTTTATGTCTTTTATACTTTCATTGTTCTTTATTTGGGTGGATTATTAGATTTTCCGGATTGGGTCGGGCATTTATCTCCATATGGGTATATCCCCGAACTCCCGGTTGATGAGATGGAATGGGTGCCGATAAGCATTTTGGTTATCATCGCGGTTAT
It includes:
- a CDS encoding ABC transporter permease, which encodes MAQSLFKKTGSLFRFMLRRDRLRIPLWLIGITFFTLIVPIAFVDLYASQHERDGLAETMANPAVTAMVGPGDLENYTIGAMTSHQMLLFTAVVVGLMSIWLVARHTRADEEDGRIEMIRSLPIGRVSNLNATLLVLCVTHVILALITGFGLYALGIESMGLEGSLLYGALLGGIGIFFAGVTVVFAQLSESSRGTIGFSIAVLLIAYLVRAVGDVGNETLSWISPFGWVTQTEVYANNHWEPLALMVGVAIVLGVLANYLNAIRDLEAGFFPARPGRKKASAFLQSPIGLAVKLQCTGMIAWAIGMLVMGVAYGSVLGDLEAFFEGNEMMEQMLVAEEGYTLTEQFIPSLMVVMALLATVPPVMAMLKLYGEEKKNRIDHLLGRAVSCTRLMGSYLIISVVNGFVMLSLTAIGLWSAGATVMEEGLDFGTIYGAALVYYPAMLVMIGLAVLFIGVLPKLGSVIWLYVFYTFIVLYLGGLLDFPDWVGHLSPYGYIPELPVDEMEWVPISILVIIAVILMIAGFIGYHKRDIEG
- a CDS encoding ABC transporter ATP-binding protein — its product is MSVLAVNNLTKRFGKFTALDGVNIEVNEGEIYGFIGPNGAGKSTTIRVLLGILKATQGNAKIFGQDAWSDAVEIHKHIAYVPGDVNLWPNLTGGEVIDLFVKLRGNNNKSRREELIQKYNLDPTKKCRTYSKGNRQKVALVAAFASDADLYILDEPTSGLDPLMEQIFQECVLDVKSKGKSVLLSSHVLSEVEKLCDRVGIIRQGKMIESGTLSELRHLTRVHMLVETKQTLTGLYELEGVHAIEEKDQAVSFQVDAEELDNVIKHVSAFGILKLESTPPTLEDLFMRHYEQKDESEVGGAS